One Amycolatopsis sp. NBC_00355 genomic window carries:
- a CDS encoding anti-sigma factor yields the protein MTTAEVHTLTGAYVLDAVTDLERAAFDRHLAECPTCAAEVREFRETAARLGAAMNAVPGSGLRSRVLTAVAGTRQVPPQVGRAPATRHSWRRRAAIVTASIAAAAAILAGGVGIGRSQSGTTPVPVAGSTQVQNASDAVTVRAGGTGGGAATATLSRSLGRVVVAASGLPALDAAHAYQVWLIGPRGPQSAGLLPAGDGTLGAVLPGDTDRIAVTTEPSAGSPQPTTAAAARLPLA from the coding sequence ATGACCACCGCCGAAGTCCACACCCTCACCGGTGCGTACGTCCTCGACGCCGTCACCGACCTCGAACGCGCCGCGTTCGACCGTCACCTGGCCGAGTGCCCGACCTGCGCCGCGGAGGTCCGCGAGTTCCGGGAGACCGCCGCCCGCCTCGGCGCCGCGATGAACGCCGTGCCCGGCAGCGGCCTGCGCAGCCGGGTGCTCACCGCGGTCGCCGGAACCCGGCAGGTCCCGCCCCAGGTGGGCCGGGCCCCGGCCACCCGGCACTCGTGGCGCAGGCGCGCCGCGATCGTCACCGCGTCGATCGCGGCCGCCGCCGCGATCCTGGCCGGCGGCGTCGGCATCGGCCGGTCGCAGTCCGGCACCACCCCGGTTCCGGTCGCCGGCTCCACCCAGGTCCAGAACGCGTCGGACGCGGTCACCGTCCGGGCCGGCGGCACCGGCGGCGGCGCGGCCACCGCGACCCTCTCGCGGTCGCTCGGCCGGGTCGTCGTGGCCGCCTCGGGGCTGCCCGCGCTCGACGCCGCGCACGCCTACCAGGTCTGGCTGATCGGCCCCCGGGGGCCGCAGTCCGCCGGGCTGCTGCCGGCGGGCGACGGGACGCTCGGCGCGGTCCTGCCGGGCGACACCGACCGGATCGCCGTCACCACGGAACCCTCGGCGGGCTCGCCGCAGCCGACCACCGCCGCCGCGGCGCGGCTTCCGCTGGCCTGA
- a CDS encoding fasciclin domain-containing protein: protein MSKLRIAGIGLTAAAALALTACSGSDTASSGSSSAPAPAPSSSMAAPSSSADSGASNGMTTNADVFGPACSQLPQGSAPGSLDSMGPQPVASAASTNPLLTKLVAAVKATNLVDTLNSAPAITVFAPADPAFAALGDAKFNELAGKPAELSPILQYHVVGKRYDAKGLASAGTLDSLNTAGGPLKIEGTGDNMTVNGAKILCGNIPTKNATVFVIDKVLTPGTNK, encoded by the coding sequence ATGAGCAAGCTTCGTATTGCCGGTATCGGCCTCACTGCGGCCGCCGCGCTCGCCCTGACCGCGTGCAGCGGCAGCGACACCGCGTCCTCGGGCAGCTCCAGCGCCCCGGCCCCGGCCCCGTCCTCCTCGATGGCCGCGCCGTCCTCCAGCGCCGACTCGGGCGCCTCGAACGGCATGACCACCAACGCCGACGTCTTCGGCCCCGCCTGCAGCCAGCTGCCGCAGGGATCCGCGCCGGGCTCGCTCGACTCGATGGGCCCGCAGCCCGTCGCCTCCGCCGCCTCGACCAACCCGCTGCTCACCAAGCTCGTCGCCGCGGTCAAGGCCACCAACCTGGTCGACACCCTCAACAGCGCCCCGGCCATCACCGTGTTCGCCCCGGCCGACCCCGCCTTCGCCGCCCTGGGTGACGCCAAGTTCAACGAACTCGCCGGCAAGCCCGCCGAACTGTCGCCGATCCTGCAGTACCACGTCGTCGGCAAGCGTTACGACGCCAAGGGCCTCGCCTCCGCCGGCACCCTCGACTCCCTCAACACCGCCGGTGGCCCGCTGAAGATCGAAGGCACCGGGGACAACATGACCGTCAACGGCGCGAAGATCCTCTGCGGCAACATCCCCACCAAGAACGCCACCGTCTTCGTCATCGACAAGGTGCTGACCCCCGGCACCAACAAGTAA
- a CDS encoding molybdopterin-dependent oxidoreductase: MTATELARPETPAPSGKTRLRFFAAAFTGVLALAAALAVGHLVAGFISINASPYLAVGNGAIDLTPVELKDFAVRTFGTYDKLVLLGSMAVVMVLVAALAGVLSRRSPVPGTALIAVFGLVGAFAVYQRPDLTIVALLAPIASLLVGVAVFLLLHRIAPRVWRDPESDEKTGTSRRRFLIGGAGVVVGAGAAGLGGQLISSSRDATASREAVGKLVPARTAPMIPADADFAKLGTPPFLTPNDKFYRVDTALSVPQVRTEDWSLRLHGMVDREIRFSYNDIRNRPLVERTVTMTCVSNEVGGDYVSTSNFIGVDLADLLQEAGVQPGAEQLFCTSVDGWTSGTPVVAAQDRGRGAMLAIGMNGEPLPLEHGFPARLVTPGLFGYVSATKWVVDIEVTTWAARQAYWLKRGWSQEAPIKTESRFDSHRGFASVPTGKVRVAGVAWAQHTGIEKVEVRVDQGPWQETTLSQEVNLNTWRMWWTEVDLPTGVHQVFCRATDKSGYTQTDMRAGTVPDGATGWHNVTFTAA; the protein is encoded by the coding sequence ATGACCGCAACGGAACTGGCTCGCCCCGAGACACCCGCGCCATCGGGCAAGACGCGGCTGCGGTTCTTCGCGGCCGCCTTCACCGGAGTACTGGCCCTGGCCGCGGCGCTGGCCGTCGGGCACCTGGTGGCCGGGTTCATCAGCATCAACGCGTCGCCGTACCTGGCGGTGGGCAACGGGGCGATCGACCTCACCCCGGTCGAGCTGAAGGACTTCGCCGTCCGCACGTTCGGCACCTACGACAAGCTCGTCCTGCTGGGCAGCATGGCCGTGGTGATGGTGCTGGTCGCCGCGCTCGCGGGTGTCCTTTCGCGACGGTCGCCGGTGCCGGGCACCGCGCTCATCGCCGTGTTCGGCCTGGTCGGCGCGTTCGCCGTGTACCAGCGGCCGGACCTGACGATCGTCGCGCTGCTGGCCCCGATCGCCAGCCTGCTCGTCGGTGTCGCGGTGTTCCTTCTCCTGCACCGGATCGCCCCCCGCGTGTGGCGTGACCCGGAGTCGGACGAGAAGACCGGCACCTCGCGGCGGCGGTTCCTGATCGGCGGCGCGGGCGTCGTCGTGGGCGCCGGCGCGGCCGGCCTCGGCGGGCAGCTGATCAGCTCGTCCCGCGACGCCACGGCGTCGCGGGAGGCGGTCGGCAAGCTCGTCCCGGCGCGGACGGCGCCGATGATCCCGGCCGACGCCGACTTCGCCAAGCTCGGCACGCCGCCGTTCCTGACGCCCAACGACAAGTTCTACCGCGTGGACACGGCGTTGTCGGTGCCGCAGGTGCGGACCGAGGACTGGAGCCTGCGGCTGCACGGCATGGTCGACCGCGAAATCCGCTTCAGCTACAACGACATCCGCAACCGGCCGCTGGTCGAGCGCACCGTCACCATGACGTGCGTGTCCAACGAGGTCGGCGGGGACTACGTGTCGACGTCGAACTTCATCGGCGTCGACCTGGCGGACCTGTTGCAGGAGGCCGGCGTGCAGCCCGGCGCCGAGCAGTTGTTCTGCACCAGCGTGGACGGCTGGACGTCCGGAACGCCGGTCGTGGCGGCGCAGGACCGCGGCCGCGGCGCGATGCTCGCGATCGGGATGAACGGCGAACCGCTGCCGCTGGAGCACGGGTTCCCGGCGCGGCTCGTGACACCCGGTCTTTTCGGTTATGTGTCGGCGACAAAATGGGTCGTGGACATCGAAGTCACGACCTGGGCCGCGCGTCAGGCCTACTGGCTGAAGCGGGGTTGGAGCCAGGAGGCGCCGATCAAGACGGAGTCGCGGTTCGACTCGCACCGCGGGTTCGCGAGCGTCCCGACGGGGAAGGTGCGCGTCGCCGGGGTCGCCTGGGCGCAGCACACCGGGATCGAGAAGGTCGAGGTGCGCGTGGACCAGGGTCCGTGGCAGGAAACCACGCTGTCGCAGGAAGTCAACCTCAACACCTGGCGGATGTGGTGGACCGAGGTCGACCTGCCCACCGGGGTGCACCAGGTGTTCTGCCGCGCCACCGACAAGTCCGGCTACACCCAGACCGACATGCGCGCGGGCACCGTTCCCGACGGCGCGACCGGCTGGCACAACGTCACGTTCACGGCCGCCTGA
- a CDS encoding fatty acid desaturase family protein: MPALPGATPASTASGTYPELSRVLRDSGLMDRRHGYYFAKIGLTVAVFAAGCAGFVLLGDSWWQLGSAVFFAVMYAQLAFLGHDAGHRQIFRSRRANDRVGYALGGIVGMSYGWWMGNHTRHHANPNHEDDDPDLDIPLLAFTRGQTDGRRGLFRWTARHQAALFFPLLLLEGLSLHRSAITAVWRDEVEFRTREAVMLVAHLAVYLTAVFVVLSPPVALAFIAVHQGLWGVYMGCSFAPGHKGMPTYADETKLDFLRKQVLTSRNVRGGPWVDFALGGLNYQIEHHLFPSIPRPNLRRAQPLVRAFCAENGIDYAQCGLLRSYRYVLAHLHDVSAPLRVQAGR, translated from the coding sequence ATGCCTGCGCTCCCAGGGGCAACACCAGCGAGTACCGCGTCCGGTACCTATCCCGAGCTGTCCCGGGTTCTTCGGGACTCCGGCCTGATGGACCGGCGTCACGGCTACTACTTCGCCAAGATCGGCCTCACCGTGGCGGTCTTCGCCGCCGGGTGCGCCGGGTTCGTGCTGCTCGGCGATTCGTGGTGGCAGCTGGGCAGCGCGGTGTTCTTCGCCGTGATGTACGCCCAGCTGGCGTTCCTCGGCCACGACGCCGGGCACCGGCAGATCTTCCGGAGCCGCCGGGCCAACGACCGGGTCGGCTACGCCCTCGGCGGCATCGTCGGGATGAGCTACGGCTGGTGGATGGGCAACCACACCCGCCACCACGCCAACCCCAACCACGAAGACGACGACCCCGATCTCGACATCCCGCTGCTCGCCTTCACCCGCGGCCAGACCGACGGCCGCCGCGGGCTCTTCCGCTGGACTGCCCGCCACCAGGCGGCGCTGTTCTTCCCGCTGCTGCTGCTGGAAGGGCTGAGCCTGCACCGGTCCGCGATCACCGCGGTGTGGCGGGACGAGGTCGAGTTCCGCACGCGCGAAGCCGTCATGCTGGTCGCGCACCTCGCGGTCTACCTCACCGCGGTGTTCGTCGTGCTCTCCCCGCCGGTGGCGCTCGCCTTCATCGCCGTGCACCAGGGCCTGTGGGGCGTGTACATGGGGTGCTCGTTCGCGCCGGGCCACAAGGGAATGCCCACCTACGCCGACGAGACGAAGCTCGACTTCCTGCGCAAGCAGGTGCTCACCAGCCGCAACGTCCGCGGCGGCCCGTGGGTCGACTTCGCGCTCGGCGGGCTCAACTACCAGATCGAGCACCACCTGTTCCCGAGCATTCCCCGGCCCAACCTGCGCCGCGCGCAGCCCCTGGTCCGGGCGTTCTGCGCCGAGAACGGGATCGACTACGCCCAATGCGGGCTGCTGCGGTCGTACCGCTACGTCCTGGCGCACCTGCACGACGTCTCCGCACCTCTGCGGGTCCAGGCCGGTCGTTGA
- a CDS encoding ester cyclase yields the protein MNTSTELRSAIDVFQVLVTGDAGLARSVAAPTFVNREAAVAPPACSVPGPGALLASGAWMRAAFDDLRFPVTDAGFDAGVAWVRLRMQGVQNRPFVRFRDGEPDKILPATGRAVDFEQIHVLRVGPDGVTTHEAVRDDLTMLGQLGAFPPKPAVLLAMARGTLTGSLRRAAESVTRAAEEAARLA from the coding sequence GTGAACACCAGCACCGAGCTGCGGTCCGCGATCGACGTCTTCCAGGTCCTGGTGACCGGCGACGCCGGCCTCGCGCGGTCCGTGGCCGCACCGACGTTCGTCAACCGGGAGGCCGCGGTCGCTCCGCCCGCCTGCTCGGTCCCCGGGCCGGGCGCGCTGCTCGCCTCGGGCGCCTGGATGCGCGCCGCCTTCGACGACCTGCGCTTTCCGGTGACCGACGCCGGTTTCGACGCCGGCGTCGCCTGGGTGCGGCTGCGGATGCAGGGGGTGCAGAACCGGCCGTTCGTCCGGTTCCGGGACGGCGAACCCGACAAGATCCTGCCGGCCACCGGCCGGGCCGTGGACTTCGAACAGATCCACGTGCTGCGCGTCGGCCCGGACGGCGTCACGACCCACGAGGCGGTGCGGGACGACCTGACGATGCTCGGCCAGCTCGGCGCCTTCCCACCGAAGCCGGCGGTACTCCTGGCGATGGCGCGCGGAACGCTGACCGGTTCACTCCGCCGCGCGGCGGAGTCGGTGACCCGAGCCGCGGAGGAAGCCGCACGACTCGCCTGA
- a CDS encoding TetR/AcrR family transcriptional regulator, whose product MTRPYKSARRTSAAAETRRAVLAAALALFEERGYVGATLAEIATRAEVAVNTVYTSVGGKPQLLIELIGEAANNDQIDASLRRLNSARSGRDVVAEVAEGTAAVFRDRAWLLGALYDNAGTEPLLTEAVESAEAAYAARLAEAAARVAALGELRDGIDIATASDILWFYFGFRPWRDLRARGWSWERAGAWLGAQAGHALLAEPPGDAAVL is encoded by the coding sequence GTGACGCGCCCCTACAAGTCCGCCAGGCGGACGTCCGCGGCGGCGGAAACCCGCCGTGCGGTGCTCGCGGCGGCGCTCGCCCTGTTCGAAGAGCGGGGTTACGTCGGGGCGACGCTGGCGGAGATCGCCACGCGCGCGGAGGTGGCGGTCAACACCGTCTACACGAGCGTCGGTGGGAAGCCGCAACTGCTGATCGAGCTGATCGGCGAAGCGGCGAACAACGACCAGATCGACGCGTCGCTGCGGAGGCTGAACTCCGCCCGGTCCGGCCGGGACGTCGTCGCCGAAGTCGCCGAAGGCACCGCGGCGGTGTTCCGGGACCGCGCCTGGCTGCTCGGCGCGCTGTACGACAACGCGGGCACCGAACCGCTTCTCACGGAGGCGGTCGAAAGCGCGGAGGCCGCGTACGCCGCCCGGCTCGCCGAAGCCGCGGCCCGCGTGGCGGCCCTGGGTGAGCTCCGCGACGGGATCGACATCGCGACCGCGTCGGACATCCTCTGGTTCTACTTCGGTTTCCGCCCGTGGCGGGACCTCCGCGCGCGCGGCTGGTCCTGGGAACGAGCGGGCGCCTGGCTGGGCGCGCAGGCCGGTCACGCGCTCCTCGCCGAGCCGCCGGGCGACGCCGCCGTGCTGTGA
- a CDS encoding amidase yields the protein MEWTFHPAEELVSALRAGAVTSAELTDEAIARIERDDEVVNAICVPDFDRARAAARRADQALARGEDRPLLGVPVTVKESYNIAGLPTTWGMPAHRDYVPAEDAVQVSRLKAAGAVVLGKTNVPLGLQDIQSFNDIYGTTTNPWEPARTSGGSSGGSAAALACGFGALSLGSDIAGSLRTPAHFCGVYAHKPTLGLAPARGMVPPAEPALPVELDLAVVGPMARTARDLTLLLDVMAGPDPLTHGVAHRVALPPARHERLGDFRVLVLDEHPLLPTGSAVRAGVHRVAAALADGGARVERHSPLLPGLTEAATLYMQLLVSGSVARFPVDSLEQLRIRVAGLSADDRSLDAERLRAMVFSHRDWLEANYRREIHRHGWRRLFAEFDAVVCPITPTPAFPHDHHPDPLERRIAIDGVEYPYFDQLVWAGLATMPGLPATAIPAGRSPEGLPVGVQLIGPLFEDRTPLRLAELLERKIGGFEAPKPGVPAGPAPART from the coding sequence ATGGAATGGACCTTTCACCCGGCCGAAGAACTCGTTTCCGCGTTGCGCGCCGGTGCGGTGACGTCGGCGGAACTGACCGACGAGGCGATCGCCCGCATCGAGCGCGACGACGAGGTGGTCAACGCGATCTGCGTGCCGGACTTCGACCGTGCGCGGGCCGCCGCGCGCCGTGCCGACCAGGCGCTCGCGCGTGGGGAGGACCGGCCGCTGCTCGGCGTCCCGGTGACGGTCAAGGAGTCGTACAACATCGCCGGTCTGCCCACGACCTGGGGCATGCCGGCGCACCGGGACTACGTGCCGGCCGAGGACGCGGTCCAGGTGTCGCGGCTCAAGGCCGCGGGCGCGGTGGTGCTCGGCAAGACCAACGTGCCGTTGGGGCTGCAGGACATCCAGAGCTTCAACGACATCTACGGCACCACCACCAACCCGTGGGAGCCCGCTCGCACCTCGGGCGGGTCCTCCGGCGGCTCGGCGGCGGCCCTGGCGTGCGGGTTCGGCGCGCTGTCCCTCGGCTCCGACATCGCCGGCTCGCTGCGCACCCCCGCGCACTTCTGCGGCGTCTACGCGCACAAGCCGACGCTCGGGCTGGCGCCCGCCCGCGGGATGGTCCCGCCGGCCGAGCCGGCCTTGCCGGTCGAGCTCGACCTCGCCGTCGTCGGTCCGATGGCGCGCACCGCCCGCGACCTCACGCTCCTGCTCGACGTCATGGCCGGCCCGGACCCGCTGACGCACGGCGTGGCGCACCGGGTGGCGCTGCCGCCCGCCCGCCACGAGCGGCTCGGCGACTTCCGGGTCCTGGTCCTCGACGAACATCCGCTCCTCCCGACCGGATCCGCCGTGCGGGCGGGCGTGCACCGGGTCGCCGCCGCGCTCGCCGACGGCGGCGCCCGCGTCGAACGGCACAGTCCGCTGCTGCCCGGTCTGACCGAAGCCGCGACGCTCTACATGCAGTTGCTGGTTTCGGGCTCCGTCGCGCGGTTTCCCGTCGATTCGCTGGAGCAGCTGCGGATCCGCGTCGCCGGGCTGAGCGCGGACGACCGGAGCCTGGACGCCGAGCGCTTGCGTGCCATGGTGTTCAGCCACCGCGACTGGCTCGAGGCGAACTACCGCCGCGAGATCCACCGCCACGGCTGGCGGCGGCTGTTCGCCGAGTTCGACGCCGTGGTGTGCCCGATCACGCCGACACCCGCCTTCCCGCACGACCACCACCCCGACCCGCTGGAACGCCGGATCGCCATCGACGGCGTCGAGTACCCGTACTTCGACCAGCTCGTCTGGGCCGGTCTGGCCACCATGCCCGGCCTGCCCGCCACCGCGATCCCCGCGGGCCGGTCCCCCGAGGGACTGCCGGTCGGAGTGCAGCTCATCGGCCCGCTGTTCGAGGACCGCACCCCGCTGCGGCTGGCCGAACTGCTGGAGCGGAAGATCGGCGGCTTTGAGGCACCGAAGCCGGGTGTTCCGGCCGGGCCCGCGCCTGCCCGCACGTGA
- a CDS encoding GAF domain-containing SpoIIE family protein phosphatase — MPDGRPDLVLCDPGRTGALHDSGLSARADSAMDRFAAMVRVQLQVPVALVSLVEPDRQVFPGMQGLPEPWATARQTPLSHSFCQHVVITGEPLVLTDARTVALTSDNLAIPDLGVVAYAGIPLTDSEGRVLGSLCAIDTRPRTWTDDEVATLTDLATMCATEIRLRLATRQGKRDRDRRDELATQLDRAHARNEILLSAAQALAGSRTLEQIRHEISWFVSAEHRPTYIGLVVAEPGGMLRRVPEPGRPATADTTEFGVFPADAPLATAKAFRERRLQCYEDPAAIDAEFPDAVGRLYRDLGLHATACAPLVGSRDVLGVLTLGWDQPHTLDSAERAVITTLATYTAQALERVRQLERRISVARELQEAMLTDLPSVPGLRLAARYRPSEADEAVGGDWYDAVPLPGAAALAVTVGDITGHDVHASTLMGQVRSMMRQTAWNLPDAGPAATVEALETALTGLAIPASGTLLHAHLSRPPDSTGRWELTSTNAGHPPPVLVHADGRTELLTEHDVLFSHFGFRTRHRTDQRRTLDPGDLVFLYTDGLVERRGEDLDKAIDRLRTLLARLAGQPPEAVADAVLAHLLEPGGHEDDVVLLAIGT, encoded by the coding sequence GTGCCGGACGGCAGACCCGACCTGGTCCTCTGCGACCCCGGGCGGACGGGCGCGTTGCACGACAGCGGGCTCTCGGCCCGCGCGGACAGCGCGATGGACCGGTTCGCCGCCATGGTCCGGGTCCAGCTGCAGGTCCCGGTGGCGCTGGTGTCCCTGGTCGAACCGGACCGCCAGGTCTTCCCCGGCATGCAGGGGCTCCCCGAGCCGTGGGCCACCGCCCGCCAGACGCCGCTCAGCCATTCGTTCTGCCAGCACGTCGTCATCACCGGGGAACCACTCGTCCTCACCGACGCCCGCACGGTGGCCCTGACCAGCGACAACCTGGCCATCCCCGACCTCGGTGTCGTCGCCTACGCGGGCATCCCGCTGACCGACTCCGAAGGCCGCGTGCTCGGCTCGCTGTGCGCGATCGACACCCGGCCGCGGACCTGGACCGACGACGAAGTCGCCACGCTGACGGACCTGGCCACGATGTGCGCCACCGAGATCCGCCTGCGCCTGGCCACCCGGCAGGGCAAGCGCGACCGCGACCGCCGGGACGAGCTGGCCACCCAGCTCGACCGCGCGCACGCCCGCAACGAGATCCTGCTCAGCGCCGCCCAGGCGCTGGCCGGGAGCCGGACGCTGGAGCAGATCCGGCACGAGATCAGCTGGTTCGTCTCCGCCGAGCACCGGCCGACCTACATCGGCCTGGTCGTCGCCGAGCCGGGCGGGATGCTGCGCCGGGTGCCCGAGCCCGGCCGGCCCGCCACCGCCGACACCACCGAGTTCGGCGTCTTCCCGGCCGACGCGCCCCTGGCCACGGCCAAGGCGTTCCGCGAACGGCGGCTGCAGTGCTACGAGGACCCGGCCGCGATCGACGCGGAGTTCCCCGACGCCGTCGGCCGCCTCTACCGCGACCTGGGCCTGCACGCGACGGCCTGCGCGCCGCTCGTCGGCAGCCGCGACGTCCTCGGCGTCCTCACCCTCGGCTGGGACCAGCCGCACACGCTCGACAGCGCCGAACGCGCCGTGATCACCACCCTGGCGACCTACACCGCCCAGGCCCTCGAACGCGTCCGCCAGCTCGAGCGGCGGATCAGCGTGGCCCGCGAGCTGCAGGAAGCCATGCTCACGGACCTGCCGTCGGTGCCCGGCCTGCGGCTGGCGGCCCGGTACCGGCCGTCCGAGGCCGACGAAGCCGTCGGCGGCGACTGGTACGACGCCGTCCCGCTCCCCGGCGCGGCCGCCCTGGCCGTGACGGTCGGCGACATCACCGGCCACGACGTCCACGCCTCCACCCTGATGGGGCAGGTCCGCAGCATGATGCGGCAAACCGCGTGGAACCTGCCCGACGCCGGGCCCGCCGCGACCGTCGAAGCCCTCGAGACCGCCCTGACCGGGCTGGCCATCCCCGCGAGCGGCACCCTCCTGCACGCGCACCTGAGCCGGCCTCCGGACAGCACCGGCCGCTGGGAGCTGACGAGCACCAACGCCGGGCACCCGCCCCCGGTCCTGGTCCACGCCGATGGCCGCACGGAGCTGCTGACCGAGCACGACGTCCTCTTCAGCCACTTCGGCTTCCGGACCCGGCACCGCACGGACCAGCGGAGGACCCTCGACCCGGGTGACCTGGTGTTCCTCTACACCGACGGGCTCGTCGAACGACGCGGCGAAGACCTCGACAAGGCCATCGACCGCCTCCGCACGCTGCTCGCCCGGCTCGCCGGGCAGCCCCCGGAGGCGGTGGCCGACGCCGTGCTCGCGCACCTGCTGGAGCCCGGCGGGCACGAAGACGACGTGGTCCTGCTGGCCATCGGTACCTGA
- the sigK gene encoding ECF RNA polymerase sigma factor SigK has product MAAAARATTATLLRRPPGTHPDDVPATPEELLRRAALGDERAFALLYDQLVGPVFGTVLQVLRGRAHSEEVTQEVLLEIWRKAAQFDPTRAKVSTWALTIAHRRAIDRVRSEQSARDRQERSDLLDTRRPYDDVAEATMSTVDRDLVRQALAVLTDLQRESILLAYFHGLTCREVAEKLGVAIGTVKTRMRDGMIRLRDALGATR; this is encoded by the coding sequence ATGGCCGCCGCCGCACGCGCCACCACCGCAACCCTCCTCCGCCGTCCTCCCGGGACCCACCCGGACGACGTGCCCGCCACGCCCGAAGAACTCCTCCGGCGAGCCGCGCTGGGCGACGAGCGGGCTTTCGCCCTGCTCTACGACCAGCTCGTCGGCCCGGTCTTCGGCACCGTGCTGCAGGTCCTGCGCGGCCGCGCGCACTCCGAAGAGGTCACCCAGGAGGTGCTGCTCGAGATCTGGCGCAAGGCCGCCCAGTTCGACCCCACGCGGGCGAAGGTCAGCACCTGGGCGCTGACGATCGCGCACCGCCGGGCGATCGACCGGGTCCGCTCCGAGCAGTCCGCCCGCGACCGGCAGGAACGTTCCGACCTGCTCGACACGCGCCGCCCGTACGACGACGTCGCCGAGGCGACGATGTCCACTGTGGACCGCGACCTGGTCCGGCAGGCGCTGGCCGTGCTCACCGACCTGCAGCGGGAATCGATCCTGCTCGCCTATTTCCACGGACTCACCTGCCGCGAGGTCGCCGAAAAGCTCGGCGTCGCCATCGGCACCGTCAAAACCCGCATGCGCGACGGCATGATCCGCCTGCGGGACGCGTTGGGAGCGACCCGATGA